The window CAAACCCGCCGATTTCTCCGCCGAACTGCGCCGGGAAATCGAACAGGAACAAGACAACCGGAAATGAAAAAGCTCATATTCATCCTCATTGCGGCGATTCTGACCGGGGGCGGCGTCTGGTACTTCACTGCGGGCCAGACCGCCGAAAAAATCAAGGTCCTCAAGACCGACACGGTCAAACGGGGCAGCGTTTCCAAGGTCCTTGAGGCCACCGGCATCGTCAAGGCCCAGGTGGGCGCGCAGGTCAAGATCGGCGCGCAGGCCACGGGCGTGCTCGAATCCGTGCCCGTCAAGGTGGGCGAGCATGTGAAAAAGGGCGAACTCGTGGCCCGGATCGACGCCCGCGAGCTCAAGGCGCGCATAGCGGAGGCCAAGGCCAATCTGGACCTGGCCATGGCGAAGCTCGACTATATGGAGAAGAACCTCCCGCGCAAGCGCACCCTGGTACAGAAGCGCCTCGAAGCCCAGGATTCCCTGGACGTGGCCACCCAGGACGCTGAGACGGCCCGGTTCAGCGTGGCCGCCGCCAAGGCGAAGCTCGACACCCTCAAAGTCCAGCTTTCCTACACCAGCATCTACTCGCCTATCGACGGCGTGGTCAGCCAGGTGGCCGCCCAGGAGGGCGAGACCATCGTTTCCGGCCTGTCCGTGTCCAACCTTATCACCGTGCTCAACCCGGAACTGCTCGAAATGTGGATATACGTGGACGAAACCGACGTGGGCCGCGTCAAGACGGGGCTGCCCGTGCGCTACACCGTGGACGCCTACCGCGACAAGATCTTCGAAGGCGTCGTGGACCGCATCTATCCCGAGCCCGAAATCCGCGACAACATCGTCTACTACCGCACACTGGTCACAGTCTCCCGCGAGCAGGCCGACTTCCTGCGGCCGGAGATGACCACGCAGTGTAAAATCATAGTCCAGACCAAGGACGATGTGCTGACCGTTCCCAACAACGCCCTCAAATGGGTCAAGGACCGGCAGGTCTGTTTCCGCGTGACCGATCCGACCCGGGAACCGGAAGAGGTCGCCCCCAAGCTCGGTCTCGTCGGCCTGGAGAATTCCGAGATTCTCGAAGGGCTGTCCGAGGGCGACGTGGTCGCCACCCAGCTCGTCCTGCCCGGCGCCAAGGTCGGCAAAAAGGGCCTGTAATGACCTCGGCCATCTCCCTCGACGGGATCACCAAGACCTTCTTCCAGGGAAAGGACGACGAGACCCGGCCCGGCATCGAGGTCCTCAAGGGCATCACCCTGGAGGTCGCCTCCGGCGAGTTCATCGCCCTGCAAGGCACCTCCGGTTCGGGCAAGTCCACCCTGCTGCATATCATCGGATTGCTCGACCGGCCCACGGCGGGAACCTATCGCCTTCTGGGACACGACGCCTCGCACCTGGACGACGATCAGCAGTCCGATCTGCGCAACAAGGCCCTCGGGTTCGTGTTCCAGTCCTTTTACCTCATCTCCTACGCCACGGCCCTCGAAAACGTCATCCTGCCCGGACTCTATTCCGGCAGGCCGCGCGGCGAGCTGGTCGCCCGCGCCGAGGAGCTTCTGGACCGCGTTGGGCTGTCCGACCGCATGAACTTCAAGCCCTCGCGCCTGTCCGGCGGGCAACAGCAACGCGTGGCCATGGCCCGCGCCATGCTCAACAAGCCGCAGATTCTCCTGGCCGACGAGCCTACCGGCCAGCTCGATTCCACCACTTCAGGCGATATCATGAAGCTCTTTCACGATGTGCACGACGCGGGACAGACCATTGTTCTCGTCACCCACGATGAGGACGTGGCCCGGGAAGCGGGCCGTATCATCCGTCTGCACGACGGGCGCATCGCCGAGGACGTGGCCGTGTAACGGGGAAAGGTGTGCCTCCGGCGGCCGGGGCGCTGCCCCGGACCCCGCCAGGGAACCTTTTGAAAAAGGTTCCCTGGACCCTCCAAAACTTTTTGTGCCGCCTTCGGCGGGGGGAGAGGCAACCTTTCAAAATAAATGTTATTTCAACGGATGAACGTTGTAACTTGAACGGGACCAACCCTGCGATTCCCTCCGCGAAGCGGCCCGAAAAGTTTAGGAAGGGAAAGGGGATGGGGGTTCGGGGGAAGGGGAAAGGGAAAGCCCTTTTCAAAGGGGTTCCCTTTCCCCTTCCCCCGGCCGCCGGAGGCACATAAAAAAATGATGCGGACCATAACCAGGGTAGTGAGCATGGGCTTGGAGGCTGTATGGGCTTTCAAGTTGCGGTCCATATTCGTCATTTTGGGTGTGGCGTTCGGCATCGCTTCGCTGACGCTGATCGTGACGGCGGTGGACGGCGCGAACCGCAAGGCGCTGGAGATGGTGGACATGTTCGGTCCGGACGCGGCGTTGGTGTTCGGCGGCAATTTCCAGAAGCGCGCGGTGGGGATGCGCACGCTGATATTGAGCCGGGACGACGCGGAGCGCATCCGGTCGTCGTTGCCCGGGGCGTATCAGGTGTTGCCCATGCGCGCCAGGGGCAGCCAGACGGTGAAGGCGGGCAACCGGAGCTGTCAGGACGTGGTGATTGTGGGAACCTATGAAAATTACTCCCAGGCATGGAACTGGCCGTTGAGCGAGGGGCGTGACCTGTCGGCCGAAGACGAGCGCATCGGGGCCAAGGTGGCGTTGATAGGCGAGACGCCTTCGCGTGAGCTGTTCGGGGACGAGTCGCCGGTGGGGCGGGTCATGTACGTTTCGGGCATCCCGTTCCAGGTGGTGGGCAAGCTGTCCTACCGGGGCGTGACTTCGGGCGGAGGCGGCGACGTGGACAACCGGATCATCATTCCCCTGTCCACCATGGTCCAGAGGTACAATTTGGACCGCAAGTATTTCAGGGCGTTGCGGGTCAAGTTCGCGGAGCCGGATTATATGGCCGCGCACACGGAAAACCTGCGTTCCCTGCTTCGGCATCTGCACCACCTCCAGCCTGAGGAAGACGACGACTTCACCATTCTGACGGCCGACGAGGTGCTCAAGTTCCTGGCTATATTCAAGGGCGGCCTGACCATATTTCTGGGTGTGACGGCGGGCATCGCCGTGCTGGTGGGCGGGTTTGTCCTGGCCAATCTCTTTTCCATTTCGGTTTCGGAACGGGCCGAGGAAATCGGTCTGAAAAAGGCCATGGGCGCGCGCAATTCCGCGATAATGATGCAATTCCTCGTGGAGGCGTGCGCTTTGACCATGCTCGGCGGGGTGCTTGGGCTGTTCCTTGGGCTGGGGCTTGGTCAATTCCTGTCGCGGCTGGATATCCTGACCATACAGTTTTCCTGGAAGGCTTTTTTCATGGCCCTGGCCGGATCGCAGGCCGTGGGGCTGGTCTTCGGCCTCAAGCCCGCCCGGCAGGCTGCGTCGCTTGATCCCATTCAGGCGCTTCGCGGCGAGGGGTAGGCTGGGCCCGGCTTCCGGGCTTGCCTCAATTCCGCCCAGACGATAGAGAGCAGCCATGCGCATCAACATCCCCAGAGTGCACGGTTCCACGCCCAAGGAAAAACTTGTTCGAACCCTTGCGTTGATCCTCGTCTTCGCCGCCGTGATATGGGCGTTCATGAAGAACAACGAGCATGTTGTCGAAGTCCTCAATCAGGCGAGCGCCGTTTACGACGAGACGGGCGTCCTGACCAAGGACCAAAAGAAGATGATCGTGTCGTTCACGGGAGCCTTGCGGGACAAGTGGGGGATGGAGTGCCGGATACAGGTCTACGGCGGCGACTTCGTGGTGCCGGACCTGGACGACAAGACCATGTACATGGGGCTTGCGCCCGCCATCGGCGTGGCCGAGCTGCGGTTTCCCCCGCTCATGCGCAAGGCCCTCGGGCCGCAATTCATAGAGTCTCTCAAAACCACTTTCCTGCTCCCGTCCTTCGAGGCGGGCGACTGGCCCATGGCCATTCAGGAAGTGCTGGTGGAAATCCTCAAAAAACTCGATTCATTGAACAAGGAGAACAGTAGTGAGTGATCGCGTGACCATGTATACGGACGGTTCCTGCCTGGGCAACCCCGGCCCCGGCGGCTACGGCGCGGTCCTCATCCACGGCGAATACAAGGGCGAGAAGGCGGACAACTACAAGGAGTTCGCCCAGGGCTACAAGCGGACCACCAACAACCGCATGGAGCTGCTCGCCGTCATCGTGGGGCTGACCGCCCTCACCAGGCCGTGCTCCGTGGACCTCTGGACCGACTCCAAATACGTCCAGCAGGCCATCACCCAACGCTGGCTCAAGAACTGGCAGCGGAACGGCTGGAAAACCGCCGCGAAAAAGCCGGTCAAGAATCAGGACCTTTGGCAGAGGCTCCTGCCTCTTATCGAAAAGCACGACGTCGATTTTCATTGGGTCAAGGGCCACGCCGGGCACCTGTTTAACGAGCGTGTGGACGATCTGGCCAGAAATGCCGCCTCGGGCAGGGACCTGCTTGAGGACGAGGGTATGGAGTAGGAGCCGCCTCGGTCCGGGGCTGATTTTCGCGTCCCCTCCCTTCCGGGCGGGGGCTGTCCATCGATATATTCAGAAAAATCCTGCGTGTTGTGACGCCGCTTCGAGGAAGCGGCCGGGACAAACGACGACGCCCCCGCCTGCGTATGCAGACGGGGGCGATATTGTTCGGCGGGCGGTAGAGGCTTGCCGATGAAGCTGTTGTTAGTCGGCCTGGGCCGGAACCTCGATTTCGGGGGAGCGGCTCTTGAAGAAGACGGGGATGTCCTTGCGGCCGAGGATGCTTGCACGCAGCTCCGATTCGGACAGCTTCGCCCACTCGCTCCTGTTGGAGAAGTAGAAGAAGACGCCCATGCCGACCCAGGAGACCATGCACCAGCGGGAAGCTTCGCTGATGTAGGCGGGGGAGCCGGGGATGAGGAGCAGCACGATGCACAGAACGGAGGCCACGGTGCCCATGGCGCAGCAGAACAGGCTCAGCGCCCGGTTCTCGATGCCCGTGCTGCCGAGGATGACGCGGCGGGCGGCAAGGCAGGAGAACAGGTAACCGATGCCGGTGCCCACGGAGCTCATGTCCACGATCCAGACGATGACGGAGCGGCCGGCGAAAGGCGTCAGAAGCACGATGGCGATGGTGAACAGGATGGCCTTGTAGGGGGAACGGTACTTGGGATGGATTTCGCCGAACCATGCGGGCAGGATGCGGCCGCGGGCCATGCTGAGCAGCAGGCGGGAGGTGGCGATGTAGAAGCCGTTGATGCCGGTGCAGACCGCGCCCATGACGGCGCAGGCAAGGATGACGGCGCCCATTTTACCAAAGGCCATGGCGGCGACTTCGCCGGTGGCCCAGGCGGTTCCGCCCGCGGCGCGCATGGTTTCCATCTTGGCCAGCATCTCGGGATAGGGGATGGCGATGCCGACGGCCAGCGTCACCAGGGCGTACAGCACCATGCCGCACAGGATGGCGATAATCATGAGGTTGCGGGCGCGGGAAGGTTCGAAGGTGAACTCTTCGGCGGCCTGCGGCACGGTGTCGAATCCCGCGAACAGGAAGGGGGAGATGGCGAAGATGATGAGGACGCAGGAGAAAGCGGAGCGGTGCTCGGCGAACAGCGGCAGCAGGTTGGAGGGTTGCGCGGTTTCCAGGGATGCGGCTCCGGTGAACAGGGAGGCGATGCCGATGACGAGCAGGAAGGTGAGAATCACCTGGAATTTACCCGCGAAGTTGGTGCCCCGGTAGTTCATCCAGCCGAACAGGAGCGTGGCCGCTGTCATGAGCAGGACCTCGCCGGTGTACACATCCCATCCGGCGATCGAATACAGTGGGCCGAATTCGAAAACGCCCGGGAACAGGAATCGGAAAATCAGGGCCAGGGCGGCGACGTCGATGCCGATGATGGCGACGTAGCCGAGCACGAGCGCCCATCCGCAGATGAAGGCCGCCGTCGGGCCGTAGCCGACATAGGCATATGCGAAGGCGCCGCCGGCGACCGGGGCGTATTTGATCATATAGCTGTAGCAGACAGCCACGAAACAGATGAGAAAGGCTCCGACGGTGAAGCCGATGAGGGTGCCGAGAACGCCGGCCTGCGGCAGGAACATGTCTCCGGGCAGTACAAAACATCCCCAACCGACGATGGACCCGAGGGCCAATGCCCACACCTGGGCCGGGGAAAGGGATTTATTCAGTTCCAACTGTTCTTGTGACATAGATCATCTCTCAGATTTAATGAGTTTTCGACAGCCTTGACCCCGTTTTTTTGGGGGGCGGGCCAGCTTTCCGGCAGCGCGCTCTTCCTCGTAGCGTCTGCCCGCATGGCCCCTGCCGATGGCTCCGGATCGTGAGTTCTCGGTGCCTGTCGGGCCGCGCCTATCCTGAAACCTATCAGGCCGAGCGCGGCTTTTTCCGCAACTACAGAGGGCGAACGAAACCTCTGCGCTATTAATCCGAACCTCCTAAAAACAACCTCACGTGTTGCTGTCACAAAGAAAAGCAAATTGGGTGCCAATACGTGAAAATCTTCACCATCTAAACAACCCATTAAAATAGCTGATGATCCAAAGTGTGTTTGCTGATGAGCTGATGTTTTAGGCAGATAGAAATTTTTCTTTTCCAATAAAAATTTTCATTTTTTTAAAATTCTCTTGTGTCGGCCTTCGGTGCTCAGGACCGAAATGCATGGTGCTCCATGATTTGTGATAAAATGAATTATACATTAAATCTAGTGAGTTAAATAGTAAGTGCACCCGTTTATCATTAGCGTCCACAGCCTTTGGAATCGGCATCGCCCTTGCAATGTCCCGCTCGTTCTTTTTTTCATTTGCCGAAACGGCATGGCTTTTGCCCAGTTGCGGTGCTTTCCCCAACGATTACAATAGGAGGAATGATGAACGAACAATATCGTGAGAATCTTATCGGCGACATCATTGAACGCGAACTGGAGATGTTTCTCGCGGTCAAGAACCGGGGCGGCACATCGCAGTGCCAGGAACGCCCGGAATCCTTTCGCCTCATGCGGGAAATCTCCCATGGGGTCCTGTCCGACGCCTTTCTGGAATCCTATCTGGGCGATCTGAAGGCCGCCGCGGAACAGGGGCGAAACTTCATGACCGAGAAATACGCGCTCATGGAAGGGCTGATTCCTCCCCTCAGCGATTCCCCGGTCATCAGGGATATCGTTGCCGCGGAGAGCGAGTGGCGCAAGGAAGTGGCCGCCCAGTTCCCGCGGTGCATTCATCCCGAGGGGCATCAGGGCTTTTGCCTCTATCTCGGCTGCGAACTCCAGACCTATTCCTCGGCCACTCTCGAAGCCTATTGCGCGTGCGTCGAAGCCGCGCAGCGGGAACACCGCAATCTGGTGCGGGAGCGCTACGAGCTGTTGATGCGCAAGCTGGGTCACGAGTCTCTGGCGGCGTGCGAGGCCGGACTCGCGCACCGCTGATTCGACGCGGGTTTCTTCCCATGTTCGATCCCACTCATCTCCTTGTCTTCGGGTTGTGGCTCGTCGGCGGATTCGTCTCCGGCGTCAGCGGCATCGGCGGGGCCATGGTCGCGGTTCCGGCGGCGGCCATGTTCATACCCATGCATGAGCTGATTCCGCTCAGTTGCATCCTGAACGTGGTCATGGACGGCTGCATCGCCGCCGCACATTTCCGCCACTGCCGCGTGTCCGCGCTCTGGCCCATGCTCGCCGGTTCCCTGCCCGGGGCATTCGTCGGCCTATTCATCCTCAAATTCGTTCCCGGAGCCATATTGCAGGGGGCTGTGGGCGCGTTGCTGCTTTACTATGTATATTGGCAGCGGACCTTTCGCGTCACCGAGGTGCATCGGGAATCGTGGTCGCACGGCGGGGCGGCCGGATTCGGCGCGGGCCTGCTCGGCACGGCCATATCCTTCGACGGTCCGCCCGTCGGCGCGTATGGGCTGTATGTGGGCTGGTCCCCCAGGACCTTTCTTGGCACCTTGGGCGTATTCTTCGTGATCCGGGGCACCATGACCTGCGTGCTGCAGGCCGGAGCGGGACTCTACACTTCCGCCGTTATCGAGTACGCAATGTACGGGATTCCGGCGACCATGCTGGGAACCCTGTGCGCCTTTCCGATCACCAGGCACGTCAACCAGGACACGTTCCGGCGAGTGCTTCTGGCCATCATCCTGCTGGCCGGAGTGGTCTGCCTGGTGCGCTCCCTGTTCTGATCCGGCACGGCCGGTCCGCCATGTCGCGGGCCGGTCGTGTTTTCAGGATTCGCCCTAAAATCTGTCTTCTATGCCGAGCTGCTTGATCTTGTAGCGCAATCCGGCCGCGGTGATCTCCAGGATGCGGGCGGCCTTTGCCACATTGCCTCCAGTGACCCGCAAAACATTGCACAGGCATTCCGCTTCGTACCGCTGCATACATTGCTTGAGCGGGATGACGCTGTTTCGTTTGACCGTGCGGTAATCGAAATAATTCTGGCTTGGCCCGGCGTTTTCGTCCGGCCCGGGCGTTTCCGCCATGGGTTCCGCGGACTCCGCCACGCAGGTGGTCTCGCACGCCTCGCGGAAGTGGCGCGGCAGGGTCCGGCAGTCCATGGAATGCTGATCGCCCAGCATGGCGAGGCCGCCTTCGATGACGTGTTGCAGCTCCCGGATGTTTCCCGGCCAGTCGTAATCCTGGAATATCCGGAGCACTTCGGGGGTCACTTCGATGGGCGCGCCGTCCTGCGCCTGTTTTGAGCGCTCGATGAATGTGCGGACCAGCAGGGGGATGTCCCCTTTCCTGTCGCGCAGGGGCGGCACGGCGAGGCCCACCACGGCGAGCCGGTAATACAGGTCGCTGCGCAGGATGCCGTTGCCCACGGCGGTCAGCGGAGCTTCGTTCAGGATGCTGATGACCCGCACGTCCACCGGGATTTCCTTGCTTGAGCCGAGGCGGCGCACCCGTTTTTCCTGGAGTACGCGCAACAGCTTGGCCTGGAGCCCCAGCGGCATGGAGTTCAATTCGTCCAGGAGCAGCGTGCCGCCGTTGGCCGCTTCGAACAGGCCGGGCTTTTCCGGGGCGTCGGTGTACGCCCCCTTGGAGGTGCCGAAGAGGATCGCCTCAAGCAGATTTTGGGGGATGGCGGCGCAGTTTTCGGCAACGAAAGGCTCGTCGCGCCGGTCGCTCCCGGAGTGGATGGCCTGGGCGAACAGTTCCTTGCCGGTGCCGCTTTCACCCCAGATCATGACGTGGGACGACGCTCTCGCCGCTGTCCGGGCTTCGGCCAGCACGTCCGCCAGGCTGTCGTCCTTACCTATGATGCTGTCGAACGTGTAGTAGGAGTAGGAGCGCTCGGCCGGTTTTTTCGGACGCCGCTTGGAGTCGTTCAGGGTGGCCGAGCCGGTCCAGATGGTGAAGGCGATGACCCCGTCCTTCCTGCCGTGATCGTACAGGGGGAAGAAATCCGAGACCGTGCTGGCGAGGTAGTTGTTGGTGGTCTTGTAGAAGTAGCTTTTTTTCAGGATCGGCCTGCTGCTTCGCAGGCATTCGATGGTGGGGATGCATTCCAGTTCATGGGGCACATACAGCTTTGTGATGTGCTGTCCCCTCACCGGCAGGCTGGTGAAGCTGTCGGCGCGCCGTTGGATGGGGTTCATATATTCACAAATGCCGTTGGCGTCGACAACGGCTACGCCGACTCCGAGGTCGTCCCATATGGCGGTCATGGCCGGGGTCAGGACGCTTGCCCGGCTGACATCGGTGAATTTCTCTTCGGAAAAAAGCAAATTTTCCTCCCCCCGCAAAAACGTCTGCGGCTTGTCATGCTCGCCTATAAACTCATTGGCAGCACCTTAGAAAGAGAAAAATTTTTTTACAAATAGAAAATTATTTTTCTATTAATTAATTTTTTCACTCCGGATTTCACTTCTTGTAAAAACTAAAAAATTTAATAATTCAGTACGTTATTCACAAATCAAAGAGAAGTGCGTCTTCTGGCACACCCCGTGCTAGTGCGAAAAAGAACAAGCGAACGAACTTCACATATTAATCCGATTCAGAACATCATCAAGAGAACAGGAGATGGAAATGACGACTCTTTCCGTTGTGAATAAGACCGACAATCAGGCTGAGGCCAAGGGCTACGGCATCAATTGGGATACCGCCGAAAAGCGGGCCAAGGAACTCAAGGACTACTTGATGGCCGCGCCGCAGGTGATGGATCCGGAACGTCTGAAGTTCCTCCTTGAAGTATACGAAAAGCATCAGGGCGAGCCGGTTGTCTACATCCGCGCCAAGCTGCTGGAGCGCGTCCTGACCGGCAAGAAGATTTTCCTGGACGGCAACCCCCTGGTCGGCACCCTGACCGGTGTCCGCGCGGGCGTTTACGCCTACCCCGAGTGGAACGTTTCCTGGATCAAGGAAGAGATGCAGATGGCCAAGATGGCCTCCCTGGGCGAAATGAAGATTCCCGCCGAGACCCAGGAACTGCTCGAAAAGACCTACAAGCTCTGGAAGGGCCGCACCTGCGTCGACCAGAACAACACGATGTACAAGGAAAAGTACGGCGTGAACGCGAAGCAGTACGCCAAGGCCGGCATGTACTACGAGAACGTCTCCGTCGCTTCCGGTTCCGGCATCGCCGATTACGGCCTGGTTCTGAACAAGGGCCTGCGCTACCTCATCGACGACGTCAAGAAGCGTCTGGCCGAGTGCCCGACCACCCTGGCCGACAGGGACCGGATCGACCTGTACCGCTCCATGCTCATCACCTTCGACGCCGTCATCGCCCATTCCCATCGCTACGCCGATCTGGCCGAGCAGACCGCAGCCGGGGAATCCGATCCCAAGGTCAAGGCCGAGCTGCTTGAGATCGCCGAAATCTGCCGCCGCGTGCCCGAGCATCCGGCCCGCAACTTCCGCGAAGCCATCCAGTCCTTCTGGTTCATCCACCTCTGCGTGGCCACCGAGCAGATGGCCTGCGCCGTGTCCCCCGGCCGTTACGGCCAGTACATGTATCCCTTCTTCAAGAAGGACATCGACGAAGGCAACCTGACCCGCGAGCAGGTCGTGACCCTGCTCAAGTTCCAGTGGATTCGCCACCTCGAACTCGGTGAGTACCAGGGCAACTCCTACGCCCTGACCCTGTCCGGCCACACCGGCCAGTCCATCACCATCGGCGGCGTGGACGCCAACGGCGAAGACGCCTGCACCGAGCTGGAGGAACTGCTCCTCGAGACCCAGATCCAGATGCGGAGCATCCAGCCCACCCTGACCCTGCTGTACCATCCCAAGATCAAGGATTCCTACATGCAGAAGGTCGTTGAGTGCATCCGCGGCGGTTCCGGCCAGCCCCAGATCCTGAACAACAACGTGGTCATCCAGCGCACCCTGGCCCGCTTCGCCAAGTATCCCGACGGCATCACCCTGGAAGACGCCCGCAACTGCGGCAACTACGGCTGCGTGTCCACCGGCGTTTGCGGCAAGGGCAGCTTCATCACCCAGGAAGACCAGCCCTGCCTCGCCAAGGTCATCGAACTCGTGCTGAACAACGGCAAGTGCCCGGTCACCAAGAAGCAGGTCGGCGTCGAGACCGGCGATCCCACCACCTTCGAGACCTTCGAAGACCTCTACGACGCGACCAAGAAGCAGTTGGACAACCTGTTCCACATCTCCCGCGCCCACTCCGACCTGAGCCAGATGGCCCGCCTCCAGGTGGTCCCGAGCGTCTTCCGCTCCGCCATGTACGACGGCTGCATTGAAAAGGGCATGTGCGAAGAGGCGGGCGGCACCCGTTACCCGCAGGTCAACCCGATCATGACCGCGGGCATCGACGCCGCCAACTCCCTGCTGGCCGTCAAGCACCTGGTCTTCGACACGAAGAAGATCACCATGGAGCAGCTCCTCGAAGCCATCAAGGCCAACTTCGAAGGGTACGAGGATATCCGCAAGATGTGCTTCGACGCGCCCAAGCACGGCAACGACTACCCCGAGGTGGAGAAGTTCGTGCAGCGGTTCTACCGCGACGTGGACACCATCCACAGCTCGCAGGGTCCGGACTGCTTCGGCCAGCGCACTCCGCTGGACGCGTACTCCCTGTCCTACCACAACTACTTCGGCTCCATGATGGGCGCGCTGCCCAACGGCCGCAAGGCGGGCGTCGCCCTGACCGACGGCTCCGTCTCCGCCATGCCCGGCACCGACCATGAAGGCATCACCGCCCTCATCAAGTCCGGCGCCGAGGCCATCGACACCGTCCGTTACGGCGCGAACCACTTCAACGTGAAGGTCAACCCGCAGGTCATCGAGGGCCCGGCCGGGGCTCGTACCCTGATCTCCCTCATCAAGACCTACTGCGACTTCGGCGGCTCCCACATCCAGTTCAACTGCGTCAGCTCCGAGACCCTGAAGGACGCCAAGGCCCATCCGCAGGAATACCCCGATCTGGTCGTCCGCGTGGCAGGCTTCAGCGCCTACTTCACCCGTCTGGACTGCGGCGTGCAGAACGAGATCATCAAGCGCACCGAATACAAGAACTAGCTCCTGAACAGGGTAGGCAAAAAGCGGGGCGAGGGTCCCAACCCCTCGCCCCGCGTCTCCCTCTCCCACAGGGGACCTCCAGGCCCTCTGCGAGAATCGCGAAACGGAAAATACCTGCGGAGAGAAAAAAATGAGCCAGGGAATGATTTACAACATACAGCGCATGTCCATTCACGACGGGCCCGGCCTGCGCACCACTGTTTTCCTCAAGGGCTGTCCCCTGAGCTGCCTGTGGTGCAGCAATCCGGAGTCGCAGAAGGCGACTCCGCAAATGCTGCTTTTCGCGGACCTGTGCATCGGCTGCGGAGCCTGCGCCCAGGCCTGCCCCAACGGGGCCGTGGTGGAAAAGGACGGCAAGTTCGGCCGGGACCTGGAAAAATGCACCAACTGCGGCGAATGCGTGGACTCCTGCCCGAGCAAGGCCCGGGAGTTGTCCGGCAAGACCATGACCGTGGATGAGGTCATGGAGGTCGTACGCAAGGACTCCCTGTTTTACGAGAATTCCGGCGGCGGCGTGACCTTCGGCGGCGGCGAGCCCACTGCGGGCGGTCAATTCTTCCTCGACATGGTCCGGGCGGCCAAGGACGAGGGCTATCATGTGACCGTGGACACCTGCGGTTACTGTCCCGAGGAGCGCTTCGACAAGGCCATCGAGCTGGCGGACCTGTTCCTGTTCGACTGCAAGCACATGGACCCGGAGCGGCACAAGGCGCTGACCGGCGTGGACAACGGAATCATCCTGCGCAACAT of the Desulfovibrio sp. Fe33 genome contains:
- a CDS encoding glycyl radical protein, with the protein product MTTLSVVNKTDNQAEAKGYGINWDTAEKRAKELKDYLMAAPQVMDPERLKFLLEVYEKHQGEPVVYIRAKLLERVLTGKKIFLDGNPLVGTLTGVRAGVYAYPEWNVSWIKEEMQMAKMASLGEMKIPAETQELLEKTYKLWKGRTCVDQNNTMYKEKYGVNAKQYAKAGMYYENVSVASGSGIADYGLVLNKGLRYLIDDVKKRLAECPTTLADRDRIDLYRSMLITFDAVIAHSHRYADLAEQTAAGESDPKVKAELLEIAEICRRVPEHPARNFREAIQSFWFIHLCVATEQMACAVSPGRYGQYMYPFFKKDIDEGNLTREQVVTLLKFQWIRHLELGEYQGNSYALTLSGHTGQSITIGGVDANGEDACTELEELLLETQIQMRSIQPTLTLLYHPKIKDSYMQKVVECIRGGSGQPQILNNNVVIQRTLARFAKYPDGITLEDARNCGNYGCVSTGVCGKGSFITQEDQPCLAKVIELVLNNGKCPVTKKQVGVETGDPTTFETFEDLYDATKKQLDNLFHISRAHSDLSQMARLQVVPSVFRSAMYDGCIEKGMCEEAGGTRYPQVNPIMTAGIDAANSLLAVKHLVFDTKKITMEQLLEAIKANFEGYEDIRKMCFDAPKHGNDYPEVEKFVQRFYRDVDTIHSSQGPDCFGQRTPLDAYSLSYHNYFGSMMGALPNGRKAGVALTDGSVSAMPGTDHEGITALIKSGAEAIDTVRYGANHFNVKVNPQVIEGPAGARTLISLIKTYCDFGGSHIQFNCVSSETLKDAKAHPQEYPDLVVRVAGFSAYFTRLDCGVQNEIIKRTEYKN
- a CDS encoding sigma-54 interaction domain-containing protein → MLFSEEKFTDVSRASVLTPAMTAIWDDLGVGVAVVDANGICEYMNPIQRRADSFTSLPVRGQHITKLYVPHELECIPTIECLRSSRPILKKSYFYKTTNNYLASTVSDFFPLYDHGRKDGVIAFTIWTGSATLNDSKRRPKKPAERSYSYYTFDSIIGKDDSLADVLAEARTAARASSHVMIWGESGTGKELFAQAIHSGSDRRDEPFVAENCAAIPQNLLEAILFGTSKGAYTDAPEKPGLFEAANGGTLLLDELNSMPLGLQAKLLRVLQEKRVRRLGSSKEIPVDVRVISILNEAPLTAVGNGILRSDLYYRLAVVGLAVPPLRDRKGDIPLLVRTFIERSKQAQDGAPIEVTPEVLRIFQDYDWPGNIRELQHVIEGGLAMLGDQHSMDCRTLPRHFREACETTCVAESAEPMAETPGPDENAGPSQNYFDYRTVKRNSVIPLKQCMQRYEAECLCNVLRVTGGNVAKAARILEITAAGLRYKIKQLGIEDRF
- a CDS encoding glycyl-radical enzyme activating protein, which codes for MSQGMIYNIQRMSIHDGPGLRTTVFLKGCPLSCLWCSNPESQKATPQMLLFADLCIGCGACAQACPNGAVVEKDGKFGRDLEKCTNCGECVDSCPSKARELSGKTMTVDEVMEVVRKDSLFYENSGGGVTFGGGEPTAGGQFFLDMVRAAKDEGYHVTVDTCGYCPEERFDKAIELADLFLFDCKHMDPERHKALTGVDNGIILRNMRAALTSGKEVRIRMPLMPNLNDSDENIAAMADFFKEFGRNEIEIMPCHAFGRNKYAALGWQYRMSGEYEPEQLEAVRQRFVDHGLKSVIV